Proteins co-encoded in one Granulicella cerasi genomic window:
- a CDS encoding STAS domain-containing protein, with protein sequence MDRIPILKVGDCLLVTIQVDMHDELAMSLQEDLTSQIAKYASRGVLIDISSLEIVDSFIGRMLANIAAMSRVLDAQTVLTGMQPAVAITLVELGMALPGIKTALNVERGMELLQAYLNQDVEPEETENDGAQE encoded by the coding sequence ATGGACCGGATACCCATTCTCAAAGTCGGGGACTGCCTTCTTGTAACCATTCAGGTAGATATGCACGACGAGCTTGCGATGTCGTTGCAGGAAGATCTCACGTCCCAGATTGCGAAGTACGCATCGCGAGGCGTCCTGATCGATATTTCCTCTTTGGAAATCGTCGATTCCTTCATCGGGCGGATGCTGGCGAACATTGCGGCGATGTCCCGCGTTCTTGATGCTCAGACCGTGCTCACCGGTATGCAGCCCGCGGTCGCGATTACGCTCGTCGAGCTCGGCATGGCCCTGCCCGGCATCAAGACGGCGCTCAACGTGGAGCGCGGCATGGAACTTCTCCAGGCGTACCTCAATCAGGACGTTGAGCCTGAGGAAACTGAGAACGATGGCGCTCAAGAGTGA
- a CDS encoding ATP-binding protein, protein MIRPIHNVILANERDVVNARQRARSIAASLGFDHHEQIRIATAVSEIARNAFRYARAGVVAFNIDLHRQMFLVSVTDQGTGIPHLDTVMSGSYRSATGMGMGILGTKRLMDEFSIETNRSGTSVHFGKALPRLATVVDDLQLKKVVAELARQHPATPIDELQVQNRELLKTLNELNERKEELLHINEELQDTNRGVVALYAELDERADYLRRASELKSSFLSNMSHEFRTPLNSMLALTRMLLDRMDGELTSEQDQQIRFIQRSAKELAEMVDDLLDLAKVEAGKLEVKAKSFDVADLFGALRGMLKPLLAESSLNLVFEPAHELPALFTDEQKVSQVLRNFISNAIKFTPRGEVRVTAQLKNQCIEFAVADTGVGISPSDQRIIFEEFGQVENSMQRRVKGTGLGLPLSRKLAELLGGSVTVQSEVGSGSTFFFEVPLVYSGAAPPAENALPVLDPDKKLVLIVEDNRETSFVYSRYLATAGFQTHAVTSVDDAKAFIVQMRPAAVILDLLLHAETSWNFLRELKGASNPIPVLVMSVTDEQHKIYGLGADAFLLKPFQPEAMIAQVVKLTSEAERPRILMIDDNEVSRYLLREHISPTLYEVFEARDGREGLKLALDLKPAIIFLDFYMPDLNGLEVLKELRASAELKNTPVVLHSTKVLEEDELKFFRENTIAIFSKQSLTLPDSAARIRELMDTLAQHTRTDA, encoded by the coding sequence GTGATCCGGCCCATCCATAACGTGATCCTGGCGAATGAGAGAGATGTGGTGAACGCGCGGCAGCGCGCTCGTTCCATCGCCGCTTCGCTCGGGTTCGATCACCATGAACAGATTCGCATCGCCACGGCAGTGTCCGAGATCGCACGAAATGCGTTCCGATACGCGCGGGCGGGCGTCGTTGCGTTCAACATCGATCTCCATCGGCAAATGTTTCTGGTTTCTGTCACCGATCAGGGCACCGGCATTCCTCATCTCGATACCGTCATGAGCGGCTCCTATCGATCCGCCACGGGGATGGGCATGGGAATCCTCGGAACGAAACGCTTGATGGACGAGTTCTCTATCGAGACGAATCGCTCAGGGACCTCTGTGCATTTCGGAAAAGCGCTCCCTCGCCTGGCAACCGTTGTCGACGACCTACAGCTCAAGAAGGTCGTCGCCGAACTTGCGCGCCAGCACCCGGCTACTCCGATCGACGAGCTGCAAGTTCAAAACCGCGAGCTTCTCAAAACGCTCAACGAACTCAACGAGCGCAAAGAAGAACTGCTTCATATCAACGAAGAGCTTCAGGACACGAACCGCGGGGTGGTCGCGCTCTACGCCGAACTCGATGAGAGGGCGGATTATCTTCGTCGGGCTTCGGAGCTCAAAAGCAGTTTCCTCTCCAATATGTCGCATGAATTTCGGACGCCACTGAACTCCATGCTGGCGTTGACGAGAATGCTGCTCGACCGCATGGATGGAGAGCTGACATCGGAGCAGGATCAGCAGATCCGCTTCATCCAGCGATCGGCCAAAGAACTCGCGGAGATGGTTGACGATCTGCTTGATCTTGCCAAGGTGGAAGCCGGAAAACTGGAAGTGAAAGCGAAGAGCTTCGATGTCGCTGACCTGTTTGGCGCGCTTCGCGGCATGCTCAAGCCTCTGCTGGCTGAAAGCTCGCTCAATCTCGTGTTTGAACCTGCGCATGAGCTTCCTGCTCTTTTCACAGATGAGCAAAAGGTTTCCCAGGTCCTTCGAAACTTCATCTCCAACGCGATTAAGTTCACGCCCCGAGGTGAGGTCCGCGTCACCGCGCAGCTGAAGAATCAATGCATTGAATTCGCTGTCGCGGACACAGGTGTCGGCATCTCTCCCTCCGATCAGCGAATCATCTTCGAGGAATTCGGCCAGGTCGAAAATAGTATGCAGCGGCGCGTGAAGGGCACAGGGCTGGGACTGCCTCTCTCTCGCAAGCTCGCCGAACTGCTCGGCGGTTCCGTTACTGTGCAAAGTGAAGTCGGAAGCGGCTCGACCTTCTTCTTTGAAGTGCCCCTGGTTTATTCCGGCGCCGCGCCTCCGGCAGAAAATGCTCTTCCCGTGCTGGATCCAGACAAGAAACTGGTCCTGATTGTCGAGGACAACCGCGAGACGTCGTTCGTCTATTCGCGTTATCTGGCAACCGCCGGCTTTCAAACTCACGCCGTTACTTCCGTGGACGATGCCAAAGCCTTCATCGTGCAGATGCGGCCTGCGGCAGTCATTCTGGACTTGTTACTTCACGCTGAGACCTCGTGGAACTTTCTCCGGGAACTCAAAGGCGCCAGCAATCCAATCCCCGTTCTCGTGATGAGTGTGACCGATGAGCAACATAAGATCTACGGCCTGGGTGCGGACGCATTTCTTCTCAAACCTTTCCAGCCTGAGGCAATGATTGCTCAGGTCGTCAAACTGACTTCGGAAGCCGAACGGCCGCGAATTCTCATGATTGACGATAATGAGGTCTCTCGCTATCTTCTCCGCGAGCATATCTCGCCAACCCTCTACGAAGTCTTTGAGGCAAGGGACGGGCGAGAAGGCTTGAAACTCGCCCTCGATTTGAAGCCCGCCATCATCTTCCTCGACTTCTACATGCCGGATCTCAACGGCTTAGAGGTTCTCAAGGAATTGCGCGCATCGGCGGAGTTGAAGAACACGCCGGTAGTCCTTCATTCGACCAAGGTCTTGGAAGAGGACGAACTCAAATTCTTTCGGGAAAACACGATTGCTATCTTTTCTAAGCAGTCCCTTACCCTTCCTGACTCGGCGGCGCGCATCAGAGAACTCATGGACACTCTCGCCCAGCACACCAGGACGGATGCATGA
- a CDS encoding TetR/AcrR family transcriptional regulator has protein sequence MALNTGQQMFHAEGYQTVGIAAITEKLGITPPSFYKAFGSKASYFESILQRYSNSVLALEDILRPKRPVAEALTDLLEQAARTYGEHPHQRGCLVLEAVRGNDSQEEVIIARRIAKLRRKQIHAFVSRENRQAATAVTDYTASVMSGLSASAREGTSVTRLLRIARAASAGIEELLRANR, from the coding sequence GTGGCCCTGAACACAGGCCAGCAGATGTTCCATGCAGAGGGATACCAGACGGTTGGTATCGCTGCGATCACGGAGAAGCTAGGGATCACCCCTCCCAGCTTCTACAAGGCGTTCGGCAGCAAAGCGTCATACTTCGAATCGATACTGCAGCGGTATTCCAATTCCGTTCTAGCGCTGGAGGACATTCTCCGTCCAAAACGCCCCGTAGCGGAGGCTCTGACTGACTTGCTGGAACAGGCGGCCCGCACTTACGGGGAGCATCCGCATCAGCGTGGATGCCTTGTGCTCGAAGCCGTGCGTGGCAACGACTCTCAAGAAGAGGTCATCATCGCGCGTCGCATTGCCAAACTTCGGCGCAAGCAGATTCACGCTTTTGTCTCACGCGAGAATCGGCAGGCGGCCACTGCGGTCACGGATTACACGGCGAGTGTCATGTCCGGACTTTCCGCCAGCGCACGGGAGGGCACCTCTGTCACTCGCCTCCTGCGCATCGCCCGCGCTGCGTCGGCAGGGATTGAGGAACTCCTCCGCGCGAATCGCTAA
- a CDS encoding zinc-dependent alcohol dehydrogenase family protein: protein MRAWQLQNTGKQNLKMIEVDRPIPGPGDVLVRTRAVSLNFRDKAIIDGTYPIALQMPLVLASDLAGEVVAVGDRVDQVKVGDSVLSVFKPLWIDGVPSQEAGRQTLGGPLPGVLAEYVVLSQHGVLRYPPYLSPAEAASLPIAAVTAWSALFKTGDLKSGQTILVQGSGGVALAALQLASAHGARTIALTRGTSKIARLKELGALDVIDTTATPDWQQEVLRLTGGNGVDQVVDVLGGDSLRRSTEATAWGGQVSVIGFMDQPTATISVGTVLGRGIRIQGIGVGSRRDTQDLLTFLESHRLRPVIESTYPFAEAPAAFEHLDRGPFGKVVILVED, encoded by the coding sequence ATGAGAGCGTGGCAGCTACAAAACACCGGTAAGCAAAACCTGAAGATGATTGAGGTTGATCGCCCGATTCCCGGTCCCGGCGATGTCTTGGTGCGGACGCGAGCCGTTTCGTTGAACTTTCGCGATAAAGCGATCATCGACGGCACTTATCCGATCGCACTTCAGATGCCACTGGTGCTGGCGAGCGACCTGGCCGGCGAGGTTGTAGCTGTGGGCGACCGTGTCGACCAGGTGAAGGTCGGCGACTCAGTGCTGTCCGTCTTCAAACCACTATGGATCGACGGCGTACCCAGCCAGGAAGCTGGGCGGCAGACTCTCGGCGGACCGTTACCGGGCGTTCTGGCAGAGTATGTCGTGCTGTCGCAGCACGGCGTCCTGCGCTACCCGCCATACCTCTCGCCTGCCGAGGCCGCAAGCCTTCCGATCGCCGCCGTCACAGCCTGGTCGGCTTTGTTTAAAACGGGAGACCTCAAGTCTGGGCAGACAATTCTCGTGCAAGGCAGTGGTGGCGTTGCCTTGGCGGCGCTGCAGCTGGCGTCAGCCCATGGAGCTCGAACCATTGCTCTGACCCGCGGCACGAGCAAGATAGCGAGGCTGAAGGAGCTCGGCGCGTTGGATGTGATCGATACGACAGCAACGCCTGATTGGCAGCAGGAAGTGCTGCGCCTGACGGGAGGCAACGGCGTCGACCAAGTGGTGGACGTGCTAGGTGGTGACTCGCTACGGCGTTCTACGGAGGCGACGGCCTGGGGTGGCCAGGTGTCCGTGATCGGATTCATGGATCAGCCGACCGCTACGATCTCCGTGGGCACGGTCCTTGGACGAGGCATTCGCATACAAGGCATCGGCGTAGGATCGCGGAGGGACACGCAGGACCTGCTGACATTTCTGGAGTCTCACCGCCTGCGTCCAGTGATCGAGTCAACGTACCCCTTCGCCGAAGCGCCCGCAGCCTTCGAGCATCTGGATCGTGGGCCATTCGGCAAAGTAGTGATTCTGGTCGAGGATTAG
- a CDS encoding alpha/beta hydrolase, producing the protein MIDKQILKTVRHTTQYLVAGPADGPLMIFLHGWPSMGLMWRAQMLAFAADGWRCIAPDLRGFGGSSAPESIHAYSIEEVVADMTELHDHLGGEPAIWIGHDWGCVVASALASHQPQRARGVVLTSLAYQPAGHALSTIVPLVDRTIYPAEQYPDGQWDYYRYYTRHFEQAVSDLDADKASSLATIFRSGDPASVHKVSPLALVTRKGGRFGEAHCAPLTQPDPELWPSDDFEVLVKSFEKHGFRPSCAWYLNDEANLAYADTAPENGQLTQPLFFVNGNYDQVCNIVGNHQGDPMRAACQNLTVSNLPSGHWLPLECKLELVHEIRAWLSTQNLM; encoded by the coding sequence ATGATAGACAAACAAATCTTGAAGACGGTCCGGCACACGACCCAATATCTTGTCGCAGGGCCAGCTGATGGCCCGTTGATGATTTTCCTTCACGGTTGGCCCAGCATGGGCCTGATGTGGCGGGCGCAGATGCTCGCGTTTGCCGCGGACGGCTGGCGCTGCATTGCTCCCGATCTGCGGGGTTTTGGTGGATCTTCTGCACCTGAGTCGATCCACGCATACTCGATTGAAGAAGTTGTCGCAGACATGACCGAATTGCACGATCACCTGGGTGGCGAGCCCGCTATCTGGATCGGTCATGATTGGGGCTGCGTTGTTGCAAGTGCTCTTGCGTCGCATCAACCTCAACGAGCTCGCGGCGTTGTGTTGACGTCACTCGCGTATCAGCCTGCCGGCCACGCGCTCTCCACCATTGTTCCCTTGGTGGATCGCACGATCTATCCCGCGGAGCAGTACCCGGATGGGCAATGGGATTACTACCGGTACTACACAAGACACTTCGAGCAGGCGGTCTCCGATCTGGATGCGGACAAGGCTTCCTCCTTAGCGACGATCTTCCGATCCGGTGATCCGGCATCGGTGCATAAGGTGAGTCCGCTAGCGCTTGTGACCCGCAAGGGCGGCCGTTTTGGGGAGGCGCATTGCGCTCCGCTAACGCAACCTGATCCTGAGCTTTGGCCTTCGGATGACTTCGAGGTGCTGGTGAAAAGTTTTGAGAAGCACGGTTTTCGTCCCTCTTGCGCATGGTATCTGAACGACGAGGCTAACCTTGCCTATGCAGATACCGCACCGGAGAACGGACAACTGACGCAGCCCCTCTTCTTCGTGAACGGTAACTACGATCAAGTTTGTAACATCGTCGGGAACCATCAAGGCGACCCCATGAGAGCAGCTTGCCAGAACCTGACCGTTAGCAATTTGCCTTCTGGCCACTGGCTCCCGCTCGAGTGCAAACTGGAACTTGTGCATGAGATCCGAGCTTGGCTCTCCACCCAAAACCTTATGTGA
- a CDS encoding STAS domain-containing protein: MSAFQEVIRNNEATILSGWMSELAGSTRRSDLINDADLQRQAAELLRLVVDAAQTSSDVQSEAFAGTREFLKEIAKSRMEQGFSPAETAMFILSLKQPVFNALRSSVKSTSDLMDEVWTSGDLLDKLAMLTVTTAIGFREQTIVRQQEEMMELSTPVVKLWDGVLALPLIGTLDSARTQVVMESLLTAIVETNSQVAIIDITGVPTVDTLVAQHLIKTITAARLMGADCYLSGIRPAIAQTIVHLGIDLNDVQTKAKLSDAFALALSRLGKTVVNVKTAPTKAKEV, from the coding sequence ATGAGCGCATTTCAAGAGGTAATCAGAAACAACGAGGCTACGATCCTTTCGGGGTGGATGAGCGAATTAGCAGGTTCCACCCGCCGTTCCGACCTCATCAATGACGCCGACCTTCAGCGGCAAGCCGCGGAACTGCTGCGCTTAGTCGTTGATGCTGCTCAAACATCGTCTGATGTCCAGTCCGAAGCCTTTGCGGGAACACGCGAGTTCCTCAAGGAAATTGCGAAGTCGCGGATGGAGCAGGGATTCAGCCCTGCGGAAACCGCTATGTTCATCCTCTCGTTGAAGCAACCGGTCTTCAATGCACTCCGCAGTTCGGTAAAGAGCACATCGGACTTGATGGATGAAGTTTGGACCTCCGGCGATCTGCTGGACAAGCTCGCCATGCTCACGGTGACGACTGCCATCGGGTTCCGCGAACAGACGATCGTGCGCCAGCAGGAAGAGATGATGGAGCTGTCCACACCTGTCGTGAAGCTGTGGGACGGCGTGCTCGCACTACCTCTCATCGGAACACTCGATAGCGCGCGCACCCAGGTGGTCATGGAGTCACTGCTGACAGCGATCGTTGAAACCAATAGCCAGGTTGCCATCATCGACATCACAGGCGTCCCCACCGTGGATACCCTTGTGGCACAGCATCTCATCAAGACGATTACCGCAGCTCGCCTGATGGGAGCCGACTGCTATCTGAGCGGCATCCGCCCGGCGATCGCTCAGACGATCGTTCATCTTGGCATCGACCTCAACGACGTACAGACCAAAGCCAAGCTTTCCGATGCGTTTGCGCTTGCACTGAGCCGTCTGGGCAAGACGGTTGTGAATGTGAAGACCGCTCCCACCAAGGCGAAGGAAGTCTAA
- a CDS encoding ArsR/SmtB family transcription factor, giving the protein MKKRAVRNDPNEHTSLVEVLHALADPVRLEIVRQLHLEGEKACGTFALDRAKSSLSHHFSVLRQTGIIQGETQGTVIMNRLRSKELDARFPGLLQSVLAAAKRGG; this is encoded by the coding sequence ATGAAGAAGCGCGCGGTCAGGAACGATCCGAACGAACACACAAGCCTTGTCGAGGTCCTGCACGCGCTTGCCGACCCGGTGCGCTTGGAGATCGTCCGGCAGCTCCACCTGGAGGGCGAAAAGGCCTGCGGCACCTTCGCTTTGGACAGGGCAAAGTCCTCTCTCTCGCACCACTTCAGCGTGCTGCGGCAGACCGGCATCATTCAGGGCGAGACTCAGGGCACGGTGATTATGAATCGGCTGCGGAGCAAGGAGCTCGATGCTCGTTTTCCCGGCCTGCTCCAGAGCGTGCTCGCCGCAGCAAAGCGGGGCGGTTGA
- the bdcA gene encoding SDR family oxidoreductase, which translates to MSYFAGKRVMVLGGSRGIGAAIVSAFSQAEAEVVFTYSGSKDAAASLASKTGATAVFADAADRSAAVTAVRNAGPIEIFIYNAGVIVSGDPLAVSPDDVDRLIDINVRSPYHTAVEAVRSMPNGGRLLFIGSVHGDRMPFKGITSYGLSKSALQGMTRGFARDFGHREITVNVVQPGPTDTDMNPATGPLAEQMHAQMAIKKHGTSEDVAQLCLYLAGPYASGITGAMHTIDGGFGA; encoded by the coding sequence ATGAGTTATTTTGCGGGGAAACGGGTGATGGTTCTGGGTGGCAGCCGTGGCATCGGTGCTGCTATTGTTTCTGCTTTCAGTCAGGCAGAGGCTGAGGTGGTTTTCACCTACTCAGGATCGAAGGACGCGGCGGCGTCCTTGGCTTCCAAAACAGGTGCGACGGCTGTTTTCGCGGACGCGGCGGATCGCTCAGCAGCCGTGACCGCGGTTCGGAACGCCGGTCCGATAGAGATTTTCATTTACAACGCTGGAGTGATCGTAAGCGGCGATCCTCTCGCCGTGAGCCCGGACGATGTGGATCGGTTGATCGACATCAACGTTCGCTCGCCATACCACACCGCAGTGGAGGCTGTTCGCTCGATGCCGAACGGTGGACGCTTACTCTTCATCGGTTCAGTTCATGGAGACCGCATGCCCTTCAAAGGGATCACCTCCTATGGACTCAGCAAGTCTGCGCTGCAGGGCATGACGCGCGGCTTTGCCCGGGATTTTGGGCATCGAGAGATTACCGTGAACGTCGTTCAACCTGGCCCTACCGATACCGACATGAATCCCGCCACGGGGCCACTCGCCGAACAAATGCACGCCCAGATGGCGATCAAGAAGCATGGCACCTCCGAGGATGTGGCTCAATTGTGCCTTTACCTTGCAGGGCCGTACGCGAGCGGTATCACGGGAGCGATGCACACCATCGATGGTGGCTTCGGAGCCTAG
- a CDS encoding anti-sigma regulatory factor, with the protein MALKSETMPIATSADVVKVRQLARQWATELKFSLVDQTKLVTAASELARNTLEHGGGGSVLASIVEEGARKGIKLSFDDKGPGIANLELALRDGYTTGGGMGLGLSGSKRLVNDFEIKSEPGRGTTVTIIRWK; encoded by the coding sequence ATGGCGCTCAAGAGTGAAACGATGCCCATCGCCACCTCTGCCGACGTGGTTAAGGTTCGTCAGCTGGCGCGTCAATGGGCTACTGAGTTGAAGTTCAGTCTGGTCGACCAGACGAAGCTGGTGACCGCTGCCAGCGAACTGGCGCGCAACACGCTGGAGCATGGCGGCGGCGGTTCCGTCCTCGCCTCCATCGTGGAGGAAGGCGCACGGAAGGGCATCAAGCTGAGCTTCGACGATAAGGGGCCGGGCATTGCGAATCTGGAACTCGCCCTCCGCGATGGTTACACGACGGGTGGCGGGATGGGACTTGGTCTTAGCGGGAGTAAGCGTCTCGTGAATGATTTCGAAATCAAGAGCGAGCCGGGACGGGGTACAACTGTCACGATCATTCGCTGGAAGTAG
- a CDS encoding DUF421 domain-containing protein, translated as MAPFVILRAVFGYLFLVLMVRIVGRRPGKQLTPFEFVLVFYLGGLTLTGMVGTEASLTNAVTQILAVALCHYALAWLRFRYDAFAQILDGTPLILTEKDQWRSETMSRMRIQDNDVMDMARAQGLSSLDKVDTAVLEAFGEIAIIPKEDKEKS; from the coding sequence ATGGCCCCGTTTGTGATCTTAAGAGCCGTCTTCGGCTATCTGTTCCTGGTGCTGATGGTTCGAATCGTCGGCCGCCGCCCAGGCAAGCAACTCACTCCATTTGAATTCGTGCTCGTCTTCTATCTTGGCGGTCTCACCCTGACCGGGATGGTTGGAACAGAAGCCTCCCTCACAAACGCCGTCACCCAGATCCTGGCGGTGGCCCTCTGCCACTACGCTCTTGCGTGGTTGCGCTTTCGCTACGACGCTTTCGCTCAGATTCTCGACGGCACCCCACTGATCCTTACGGAGAAGGATCAATGGCGGTCCGAAACGATGTCGCGCATGCGCATTCAGGATAACGACGTCATGGACATGGCGCGCGCTCAGGGACTTTCATCGCTCGACAAGGTGGATACAGCCGTCCTCGAAGCCTTCGGCGAAATCGCCATCATTCCGAAAGAAGACAAGGAAAAGAGCTAG
- a CDS encoding ATP-binding SpoIIE family protein phosphatase has product MRLNHKSIAIDDKSTIGEARRAALQVAQALGFDEARRSDIGIACTEAATNVLLHATRGELLLCPFVAGEHFWLDIFALDEGPGIRDIGRAMEDGFSSIGTPGQGLGAIARLSDESSLYSSPDKGTVYWCRFKSAGSSSAAAVGLVNVPIKGESVCGDNYFLKINAVQSLYMMVDGLGHGAGAAEAADEAVAVVSQSVGEPTSEILTRVHNALKKTRGAAMSVAVVDHERRIVTYAGVGNISCNLLHGMTSRSLVSQNGTLGAVLPRVPQEYTYPIEPNTILQMFSDGLVSKASLSGYPGLQNRHPALAAGILYRDFNRRRDDATVLVAKIGGPLA; this is encoded by the coding sequence TTGCGCCTGAACCATAAATCCATTGCGATCGATGACAAGAGCACGATCGGCGAGGCGCGACGCGCTGCACTCCAGGTTGCGCAGGCTCTCGGATTCGACGAAGCTCGCAGAAGCGATATCGGCATTGCCTGCACGGAAGCGGCCACAAACGTGTTGCTCCACGCCACCCGAGGCGAACTTCTGCTTTGTCCTTTCGTCGCAGGTGAACACTTCTGGCTGGATATCTTCGCCCTGGATGAGGGCCCCGGTATCCGGGATATCGGCCGCGCCATGGAGGACGGGTTCTCCTCCATCGGTACCCCCGGGCAAGGCTTAGGCGCCATCGCACGCCTCTCCGACGAATCATCGCTCTATTCCAGCCCCGACAAGGGGACGGTCTACTGGTGCCGCTTCAAGAGCGCAGGCTCGTCTTCCGCTGCCGCAGTAGGTCTGGTGAACGTCCCCATCAAAGGCGAATCCGTTTGCGGGGATAACTACTTTCTGAAGATCAACGCAGTGCAGTCCCTTTACATGATGGTCGACGGTCTAGGGCATGGTGCCGGTGCAGCTGAGGCCGCGGATGAAGCGGTCGCGGTCGTTTCACAATCCGTGGGCGAACCCACTTCAGAAATCCTCACCAGGGTGCATAACGCGCTCAAGAAAACGAGAGGCGCCGCCATGTCGGTTGCTGTCGTCGATCATGAGCGACGGATCGTCACCTACGCCGGCGTAGGTAACATCAGCTGCAACCTGCTGCATGGAATGACCTCAAGAAGCCTCGTTTCACAAAACGGAACCCTCGGCGCCGTTCTGCCTCGGGTGCCTCAGGAATATACGTACCCGATAGAGCCGAACACCATCCTCCAGATGTTCTCCGACGGGCTTGTTTCGAAAGCCAGCCTTAGCGGCTATCCCGGTTTGCAGAACCGGCATCCGGCGTTGGCAGCCGGGATCCTGTACAGGGACTTTAATAGACGACGAGACGACGCAACCGTGTTGGTCGCGAAGATAGGAGGCCCGCTCGCGTGA
- a CDS encoding ATP-binding response regulator, which translates to MSDPGRSSRKRILIIDDQEPTRYVFRHSLSRAGFEIDEAVNGSDGLAKALTEPDLIICDVNLPDMLGYDVCRRLKSNPVTLSIPVLQISASFVSDESKVQALEGGADSYLTQPVEPMVLIAQVNSLLRLRRAESVANLSARQWQTTFDSLSDGVVLLNSEHVIVRTNRTLRDLLGLVPSDTDGKALAGIFYEKFGISFDEFLQQHGEGIPVELPCANRWFRLRQNVIESDPQAEDGSVLLITDITAHRKLQETLKFNERLAATGRLAHVIAHEINNPLEAMSNLLFLAERSSEDSSETRVYVEQASKELLRISQITKQVLAYHRESREPIPTRADEILENVLTMYRSHIMGSKVTLETRVRCSGEILVRPGELRQVFGNVIANALDAIGSNGGVLRIRCFNTTDQRTQQEGVRFIFSDSGSGVPEEMIPNIFDAFFTTKGAEGSGVGLWLSMDLIKKHGGYIRVRSRLKGPYRGTLFAVFLPLHSQ; encoded by the coding sequence ATGAGCGACCCCGGAAGATCTTCGCGGAAACGTATCCTGATCATCGATGACCAGGAGCCGACCCGGTACGTCTTTCGACACAGTCTTTCCCGCGCGGGTTTCGAGATTGATGAGGCTGTCAACGGCAGCGATGGTTTAGCGAAGGCACTCACCGAGCCTGATCTGATCATCTGTGATGTCAATCTTCCGGACATGCTCGGCTATGACGTTTGTCGGCGCCTGAAATCGAACCCGGTCACGCTGAGCATTCCGGTGCTTCAGATCTCCGCCTCGTTTGTATCGGACGAAAGCAAGGTTCAGGCGCTCGAAGGTGGCGCTGATTCCTACCTGACACAGCCGGTCGAACCCATGGTCCTGATCGCGCAGGTGAACTCTCTACTTCGTCTCCGTCGTGCTGAGTCGGTAGCCAACCTGTCGGCGCGCCAATGGCAAACGACCTTTGACTCTCTGAGCGATGGAGTTGTTCTCCTCAATTCGGAACACGTCATCGTCCGTACCAACCGAACCCTCAGAGACTTACTGGGGCTTGTTCCTTCCGACACGGACGGAAAGGCACTCGCCGGTATCTTTTATGAGAAGTTTGGGATCTCCTTCGATGAATTCCTTCAGCAGCATGGAGAAGGCATTCCCGTAGAACTCCCGTGCGCCAATCGATGGTTCCGCTTGCGCCAGAACGTCATCGAGTCGGACCCTCAAGCTGAGGATGGTTCGGTACTTCTGATTACGGACATCACCGCCCATCGAAAGCTTCAGGAAACGTTGAAGTTCAATGAACGGCTGGCCGCCACCGGTCGACTGGCGCATGTCATCGCTCACGAAATCAATAATCCTCTGGAAGCGATGTCGAATTTGCTTTTTCTTGCGGAGCGTAGCTCGGAGGATTCCAGCGAGACTCGCGTGTATGTCGAACAGGCCTCGAAAGAGCTGCTGCGCATCAGCCAGATCACAAAGCAGGTTCTTGCTTACCATCGCGAATCCAGAGAGCCCATCCCCACCCGTGCGGACGAAATTCTCGAGAATGTCCTCACGATGTATCGAAGCCACATCATGGGAAGCAAGGTCACCCTCGAAACTCGAGTGAGATGCTCCGGTGAGATTCTCGTGCGGCCGGGCGAGCTTCGGCAGGTTTTCGGCAACGTGATCGCAAACGCTCTGGATGCGATCGGCTCCAATGGCGGAGTACTCAGGATTCGATGTTTCAACACGACGGATCAGCGTACGCAACAGGAAGGCGTCCGCTTCATCTTCAGCGATTCCGGTTCCGGTGTGCCTGAGGAGATGATCCCGAATATCTTCGACGCATTCTTCACGACGAAGGGAGCCGAGGGCTCAGGTGTCGGTCTGTGGCTGAGCATGGATCTCATAAAGAAGCACGGTGGATATATCCGAGTGAGAAGCCGGTTGAAGGGTCCGTATCGCGGAACGCTCTTCGCGGTCTTCCTTCCGCTTCACAGTCAGTAA